From Dermochelys coriacea isolate rDerCor1 chromosome 8, rDerCor1.pri.v4, whole genome shotgun sequence, the proteins below share one genomic window:
- the LOC122455570 gene encoding collagen alpha-1(I) chain-like gives MHVPKAALGSPVTVRELSALPASGAGPGKHPPANNGISAGLRAALAGRAPPGGQSFGEARGLVTAEPLFPSDSAGPRGSRGARHSPGPGAENTSRAPSGARCELGPAPRSHGLRGTPRPGRALRPAWR, from the exons ATGCACGTACCTAAGGCAGCATTGGGCTCTCCAGTGACAGTCCGGGAGCTCTCCGCGCTGCCGGCCAGCGGGGCGGGTCCCGGGAAGCACCCGCCCGCCAACAATGGCATCAGCGCGGGACTCCGAGCAGCGCTCGCGGGCCGGGCTCCTCCAGGAGGACAAAGCTTTGGGGAG GCCCGGGGCTTAGTTACAGCAGAGCCCCTCTTCCCGTCAGACTCCGCAGGGCCGCGGGGCTCCAGGGGAGCTCGACACTCGCCAGGGCCTGGCGCTGAGAACACGTCGCGGGCGCCAAGCGGGGCTCGCTGCGAGCTGGGCCCGGCTCCGCGCTCCCACGGGCTGAGGGGGACGCCGCGGCCCGGCCGGGCACTCAGACCGGCCTGGCGCTAG